agacagggatggggatggggacacagacagacagggatggggacacatggacagagatggggacagacaggcagggatacatggggatggggatgcacagagagggacagacagacaggcatgTGGACACACGGACAGGGACCACGCATGGACACGGGCACAGGTGGGGACACGGgtggggacacagacacacatgaaGAGGGACACAGGTGCACAGACAGTGATGCACAGCCCAGGGACACATGGATGGGGACAGAGACCCACAGATGGTGACAGGGGACACAGGAACACACAGacaggacagacggacaccgacCCCTCAAGCTGGCAGGGTGCGGGCAGTGGCAGGGTGTCGTAAGCCCCCGTGATGGTTGGGGTGGCCCGGGCAGCGGGGTCGGGCTTTGGGGACACAGCTGCCTGCGCTGCCACCGGGCCACCCCAGCACAGGATCGGGTCCGTGGTGGCACCGTGGGGGCTCTGTCACCAACGCAGTGTCCCCTTCCCGAGCACCGCGGGGTCAGGAGCCCCAAAACCCCGGAGGGGACCTGTCTgggggcagagctgctcctcGCAGCAGCACCCGGGCCACAACCCCCCTGCGAGGGGACACGCTGGGTGACACCCCAGGTGGCGGGTGGCCACTGGGACCCCAGCGCcggctgagcagggctggggcccGAGAAGCTTAGTGGTACGGGCTCAAGGGCCGACTGTCCCCGGTGAGGGGACATCTCCTGCTCCGAGGGTCCTGCCCCCCGGGAGCCGGAGGAAagcgggggacggggaggggggggggagctggagcTTGAGGTGACCACGGAGCTGGAAGGTCCTTGCCGAGGCCGGGGGCTGGTGGCCGGCGGAGGGGCTGCCAGGCCGGGCTGCGTGACTCGCGCTGGCTCCTGAGCGGCAGCAATTAAAATCCGCAGCTGCTATTAATAGCTGCCGGCGGAGGAGCGGGGCCATGGCGGCACCCATGCCGCTCGACACCCACCCCACCGAGAAGCGCTGCCGGGGCCAgcgggagcaggggggggggccACAGCCACCTCTCCCCGGGCCACCAGCCTTCCCCGCCTTGGGGGGGACAGGGCGCCGGGCCGGCAGCCGCAGCCCCCTCCCGATGAAAAGCCGCCCCGCGggcagctcccccctccccgcaggccCCCGCAGCGTTATTAGCTGGACGGATACTATTCGTTagagaaaatgaatgaatttcCTTGATCATTTTCGTTGCGGCTCCTCCTCCGTTTCATTCAGTCCCCAGCTCCCCGCCAAGCCTTACGCAACGGGGAGGCAGCACACGCAGGGCTGAATCACGCCAAGCGGGCTGCGAcaaggagcgggggggggggggtcctgcccccatgtccccccctctCCGAGCTCGGCACAGCTCCGTGGGGGTCTGACACgcagccccccccagctctgtcccctcgGTGGGGTTCATCTCCCACGCACGTGCGGCCGCCGCGTGAGCCGGGGAGCGAGCAGGCGGCGGAGCGAGAGGGGACTTCAAATAAACAAGTGACACAAAGGGGGGAAGGCCAGAGCCTTTATTGGGAGCAGCAGGGGGGGCTCGGCCCTCCCCACTCCTAAACCAGCTCAGCAGCGCTGGAATCTGCCACTCGCCGGTGAatgaaccaccccccccccgccaagcaccggggagcccccccagggcagtGGGAAGAGGGGGGGACAGCTCAgcatctccctgctccccccaccagccccgctcccggATTCCACCAGAAGAAGAAAGGGTGTAAAACGGAGGCTCCAGCCCGTCCCCCCGCTGTCACACCAACCCAAATCCCGGCTCCCGCTGATCTTTTGGGGGCTGATTAAGAAATTTCCTCCCATCAACAGCTTGTCTGGGCTTTGGTACATCAGCCCCTGGATTGCAGGTGGGGGCAGacgggaggaaggaggaggaagatgaggatgcACCACGACCTCGGGGCCCTGCCTTCACCCGTGCTCTGGGAGATGCTCAGATTTGCCCAGatacgggggaaaaaaaccctacaagaaAAGCGTTAGCTGCAGAAATGAAGAGGCAGGAGGACAGCCCGAGAAGGGACACTGAGCACTGTGCCCCCCACCACGGCGTCACACCTCACCTCTGTCCCCCCGTCCCCGCTGCCCGATGGGAGCTGCACCAGCCGCCCGTGAGAAGCAAAATAACACACCGAGGTTTGCCACGTCGAGGCAAATTACATTCTCATCAGGCCCTGCTAATTTGTGTCATCGGAGGCCTAAAataaccctccctccccccttccacTCCAGGTTTTTCAAAGCAAGATTAATTGACTTTGGTGCGTTGCAGCAATTAAAATACTGAGCACCAGGAACTGTCAGATGATGCTCATCAGCCTCCATATGCTGCAGCTGTGCCAACCGCTGCCTCCAAGATGCTGCTTCACAGTCTCACCCATCCTTCTCGCCGCTGTGGATGGCGCTGACAGGGACTGCGCCACGGCGAAGCCCGCTCCACATCGTTATAATTCCATCAGCGCCTCCAAAAAACCTCTGCTCTGCCTGCggaagctgctgcaggagcaaAGGCTACGTCTAATTAAAATGCATCCCCTGCGAGAGGccggggaggagcggggctgcAGGAGCCTGTGGAGCGGGAGCCGCTCTCCGGTGCgacgggagggagcggggagggcaAGTTCCCGGCTCCGGCCTCTGATCCGAGCTCCTCGCTCAGGAGGATAAACCCCAAGGATCCCGCTGGGATGCGCAGCAGCCTGACCTTCCCCGGGGGCCACGCTCTGGAGACAGGGAGAGAGCTGCTGGTGCGCAGTCAGATTGCAAGCGCCTCTTAATCAGCCCTTCCCCAACctctcaacccccccccccagggaagagatttctttctctcctttgaaaaCACCAGCAAACGGCCCCGCAAAGCCTCGGGAGCGCAGCGCTCGCACGGCGGCAGCGCCACGTGAGCCGCCGACAGCCGCAGCAGCCCTGAAGACGTGTCTGATGGCGACCGCTTAAACCCATTTCGCCGCAGACCCTTTAAACGCAAGCGCTTGCCCTAAAATATTAATGCTGGAAATTGCCGCTGCCCGTTTCTTACAAACTCCCGAATCCCGGGCTCCGCGGGCACTGCGGAACGGCCCTCTCACGGGGATTTTCAAAGGAGACATTAACACTCCGCTGGAGGTTTTCTTTAGGGAACGCTCAGCGTAAGGatgagaagcagagaaggaagcagGGGACAAGGCCACGGCCCGGCCTCATTTCTTCCCTTAATCACTGAGAAACAAGAGCTCCCAGAGCCACCTGGGGGTTAAAATGGCAGCTCTGCGCGGGGGAGCTGCGGCACCAGGCCCCAGCCGCCCCTGAAGGGATGTTATTTTTGGCAGCTCTTACAACCAGGTTTTGCTCAAAACTAAGCCAGGGAAAGCAGCTTAGTGCAGCTGTGCAATCCGCCACCCCACCTGCTTTCCACTTCATTTGGGTTGTTGTTTCTCACCTTGGCAGAGCCCGAGAGCGAAGGCAGCAGGTTCCCAGCGGCGGTTTGTgcagggggggcgaggggaaggagggagggggctggcTACGCAGATTACCAGGAAGCCACACGCTCGATGAGCTCTTTGCAGGCAGCCTTAGAACCAGATTCTTAACGTTTGCGTCGACTAATCTCCGCCCAAGCTGCTGCACCCGCAGATCCAAGGGACAGGGACAATACCTTGGGACACCTACACCGGGACACGCCTCGTTTTTATCTCCCTCTGAGCACCCAGGAAGAAACTCTCCTCCTTCGGGTCCTTCAGATGTTTCACCTGGCCCTCGAGCTTCAGTGTCGCCCTTGGCTGAAGGGGCGGCTCGTCTCCGGTGCTGTTTGCAAGGGGAGGAGGTGAGATTCGCTTCCCATCGCTCCCGCCTTCACCACTTGAAGAAGACCAGCCCAGCCAGAGCCGTGTAGCCCAGCACCAGGAAGAGAACCTTCAAGAGACGGTCGTTCTTGTCTTCCAACTCTTTCGCGAGGATCTCAAAGAAGGTGATGAATAAGAAAGTGCCCCCCGCGATGCcttgcaggagcagggaagtaaCGCTGCTGGCAGTGCTTTGGGTGCTCTCAATCCCCATCCCAATGCTAATGCCCAGAGGGATCATGAGGCTCACGGCCACAGCCATCTTCACAGCATCCTTCAGGGCCAACGAGGACTTGGCCATGCTGATGCCCAAGGCCACGGCGACCAGCGTCTCGTGAATGGCGACTCCTAGGAACAAGCTCATGAGTTTGCTGCCCTCCTCCTGCAAGCCCAGGGCCAGCCCCTCGAAGATGGAGTGGGTACACAAGGCAAACACCAGCCCGATGAGCCGTAAGGGGCCGGAGCGGGAGAGCTCCGGGATATTCAGGCCGTGGGAGTGGTGACCGTGTTCACCGTACAGCGTGCGCCCTCGGGAAGACGCGATGAAGGGACTCTCGTATTCGGAGTCGCTCCCGACATCCGAACCGGCATTGAAGGTCTCTAAGTCAATGAAGGAAGGTTTCTCCTTCTGGAAGGTCAAGACGAGCTGCTCCACAAAGACAGTCACAAAGAAGCCAACCATCATGATGGTCTCGGCCACTGGGTAGTCCGTGGTGACGTTCCCCTGCCTGAGAACCTCATCGAGCTGGAAGGAAGCAAACAATCCCCAGCGAATCAATCACCTTCGTCTCTCTAAAGGGAAATACTCCTATTGTCTTCACACCAGCCTAAATGGACACTAAATTGATCTGTGATGCTTTAACACCCTTGTACACAGGCCTCAGCCCGAGAGACGGGGAACCTATTTGCCTTCCAGAGGACAGTTAGTGGCTGCCTGAAAGTGTGTTAAACACACACTAAATGGCAGGAGTTTGAGCATCATGCCCCAGGTGATGCTTAGcctttttctgcagcaaaaaaatCTCTAGTTACTCCACCCGGACAGTCAGCAGTAGCTGAACGGGAGGTGGGCACAGCTCACCCTCCTGATCTGAAACACCAGGCACAGCCGTTTCTGCGGTGGCTTCATGGGCCACCCCTGCAAGACATAGACCCTTCACCTCCATTTCCACGGGGGCAGAGCTCTGGTGGCCTGGGTtcctgcagggcaggagaggggagggtgGTCCCCCACGCACAGGGGTCCCTGACATACTCAGTGGCACAAGTTAATTAAAATTGCTCGTAAGCAAGAGGCTCGTGAGCAGTTACCTTTTCCCTCACAGCAGGCAGCAAAGCGTTGAAGCAGGTGGCCAGGAAGACTCCTCCTCCAAAAGAGTTGCAGAGGGCAAGAACCTTCTTGGAGCGATGAGCTTTCTCGTAATCGGCCTCGATTATCTTGACAGGGAGAAGGGACCCGGCCAGCATGAGGACACAGATGCCCAGCAGACACAGGACTTTGGCGACCACGATCTTCATCGTTCTTCCTGGCGAGGGCTCCCTGCTGAGGGCAGCTGGTGCGGGTCC
This region of Numenius arquata chromosome 25, bNumArq3.hap1.1, whole genome shotgun sequence genomic DNA includes:
- the SLC39A3 gene encoding zinc transporter ZIP3 codes for the protein MKIVVAKVLCLLGICVLMLAGSLLPVKIIEADYEKAHRSKKVLALCNSFGGGVFLATCFNALLPAVREKLDEVLRQGNVTTDYPVAETIMMVGFFVTVFVEQLVLTFQKEKPSFIDLETFNAGSDVGSDSEYESPFIASSRGRTLYGEHGHHSHGLNIPELSRSGPLRLIGLVFALCTHSIFEGLALGLQEEGSKLMSLFLGVAIHETLVAVALGISMAKSSLALKDAVKMAVAVSLMIPLGISIGMGIESTQSTASSVTSLLLQGIAGGTFLFITFFEILAKELEDKNDRLLKVLFLVLGYTALAGLVFFKW